One Natrinema longum genomic window carries:
- a CDS encoding helix-turn-helix domain-containing protein — translation MSSTSSTTTTGTGTADGTRLTLEIWHPDCWGLQATEAVDAGLLVHTAHRTVDGTVKGHFTAYADTAGRLDEFVAFIDESPLTHSTVELGQGTGGTASDPGNVTRELFVEYEPEHSISETLVSHGFIHEASVRVEGGVEHWPVFVADGRAEVRDRLEAIRAETDATITISKIASPAGDPSGVPDRLDRLTPRQREAFELACERDYYAWPREVSTRELAEELGVSKTTLLEHLRKAEAKLLNPDDA, via the coding sequence ATGAGTAGCACGAGTTCCACGACCACGACGGGGACCGGGACGGCCGACGGGACGCGACTCACGCTCGAGATCTGGCATCCCGATTGCTGGGGATTACAGGCCACCGAGGCGGTCGATGCCGGCCTCCTCGTTCACACGGCCCACCGGACCGTCGACGGGACGGTCAAGGGGCATTTCACTGCCTACGCCGACACGGCGGGTCGACTCGACGAGTTCGTTGCGTTCATCGACGAGTCGCCGTTGACGCACTCGACGGTCGAGCTCGGCCAGGGTACGGGGGGGACGGCATCGGATCCGGGAAACGTGACCCGCGAACTGTTCGTCGAATACGAGCCGGAACACAGCATCAGCGAAACGCTCGTCTCACACGGGTTCATCCACGAGGCGTCGGTCCGCGTCGAGGGCGGCGTCGAACACTGGCCGGTCTTCGTCGCCGACGGTCGGGCGGAGGTCCGGGACCGCCTCGAGGCGATCCGGGCCGAGACCGACGCCACCATCACGATCAGCAAGATCGCTTCACCGGCGGGCGATCCGTCGGGCGTGCCCGACCGGCTCGATCGCCTGACGCCCCGCCAGCGGGAAGCGTTCGAACTCGCCTGCGAACGCGACTACTACGCGTGGCCCCGCGAGGTCAGCACGCGCGAACTCGCCGAGGAACTCGGCGTCTCGAAGACGACGCTGCTCGAGCACCTCCGGAAGGCCGAGGCGAAACTGCTCAACCCTGACGACGCCTGA